The following proteins come from a genomic window of Aspergillus luchuensis IFO 4308 DNA, chromosome 3, nearly complete sequence:
- a CDS encoding aminoglycoside phosphotransferase family protein (COG:S;~EggNog:ENOG410PWUD;~InterPro:IPR011009,IPR002575;~PFAM:PF01636) produces MSDTYTGYDECGCSLAEQSIRRHYNPIRFIRGSRAGGVWAIGTDLILKAHPKFEESLENESQALQLLVAHPHIPAPKADRNWVDQHGNHFSMQTQLDGETLENAWSRLSKDQKATIADQVADVCKQLQSITSPSIQGIDGGACPLDMVFDDGELQGPFHSDSEFRDAISRELSSSAFSNKKDELMKRFPVCGPYVLTHGDLNISNIMVKDGQLVGIIDWEFAAFYPIWYEYLRIACGSTGKDAEWRELLRQRLDSHEDAKSFLKELRNLQWLS; encoded by the coding sequence ATGTCCGATACATACACCGGCTATGACGAGTGCGGATGCAGTTTGGCGGAGCAATCGATACGCCGGCATTACAACCCCATACGATTTATCCGCGGCTCGCGAGCAGGAGGCGTATGGGCAATCGGCACCGATTTGATTTTGAAAGCACACCCCAAATTCGAAGAATCTCTGGAAAACGAAAGTCAAGCGCTGCAGCTACTTGTAGCCCATCCCCATATCCCAGCACCAAAAGCTGACCGTAACTGGGTCGATCAACATGGGAACCACTTCTCGATGCAGACACAACTGGACGGTGAGACACTCGAGAATGCCTGGTCGCGATTGTCGAAGGACCAAAAGGCCACTATCGCAGACCAGGTGGCCGACGTGTGCAAGCAACTACAGTCCATCACATCGCCGAGTATACAAGGCATTGATGGAGGAGCCTGTCCATTAGATATGGTatttgatgatggtgagcTCCAGGGACCATTCCACTCAGACTCTGAGTTTCGCGATGCCATCAGCCGTGAACTATCGTCCTCAGCATTTTCGAATAAAAAGGATGAATTGATGAAGCGCTTCCCTGTATGCGGCCCTTATGTCCTCACGCATGGCGACCTTAATATCTCCAATATCATGGTCAAAGATGGTCAGCTCGTTGGAATCATTGATTGGGAATTTGCAGCTTTTTATCCCATATGGTATGAGTATCTTAGAATTGCGTGTGGTTCTACTGGTAAAGACGCTGAATGGAGAGAGTTGTTGCGACAGCGTCTGGATAGCCATGAAGATGCCAAAAGTTTCCTGAAGGAACTGCGTAACTTGCAATGGTTGAGTTGA
- a CDS encoding dynein light chain Tctex-type family protein (COG:N;~EggNog:ENOG410PQRI;~InterPro:IPR038586,IPR005334;~PFAM:PF03645) — protein MAVDAATPSSPVPIPELTKIATEACDTALKEVTEYEHTKVGDWNSQIINTILKALITATAPSTPSTAPPYRFTVNSTIVQQGLIDKSAAADGATSNTGKRGMHSASGAFWDVNRDGMWTFKYPGAEERGLDVVVSVTWFALG, from the exons ATGGCCGTCGACGCTGCTACCCCCTCTTCG CCCGTTCCGATCCCGGAATTGACCAAGATCGCCACCGAG GCCTGCGACACCGCCCTCAAAGAAGTGACCGAATACGAACACACCAAAGTCGGCGACTGGAACTCTCAAATCATT AACACCATCCTGAAAGCCCTCATCACTGCCACCGCCCCCTCTACTCCCTCGACTGCCCCTCCCTACCGCTTCACCGTGAACAGCACCATCGTGCAACAAGGCCTCATCGACAAGTCCGCCGCTGCTGACGGCGCGACCAGCAACACCGGCAAGCGTGGGATGCACTCTGCGTCCGGAGCTTTCTGGGATGTGAACCGCGATGGTATGTGGACGTTCAAGTATCCTGGCGCTGAGGAACGGGGtctggatgttgttgttagcGTGACGTGGTTTGCGCTGGGTTAG